Proteins encoded within one genomic window of Marinobacter salsuginis:
- a CDS encoding antirestriction protein, producing MSATAPCLSSASASVFKFRKAAFPHYLSAYRAEIEQTVFSVMAEWQPQFRGAQWLYLATNSAGFFMEPVINERLKLFNPRNLVAVRADATTAGMALSLVAFTRLACFTGDPVFYTAYNRLWLDAMDSEHAKDIKRLIA from the coding sequence ATGAGTGCAACCGCACCCTGTTTGTCCAGCGCTTCGGCGTCTGTTTTCAAATTCCGCAAAGCGGCTTTTCCACACTATTTGAGCGCGTACCGCGCTGAGATTGAGCAAACCGTTTTCTCGGTAATGGCTGAGTGGCAGCCGCAATTTCGTGGTGCCCAGTGGCTTTATCTTGCCACCAACTCCGCTGGCTTTTTCATGGAGCCGGTGATCAACGAGCGCCTCAAATTATTCAACCCTCGGAACCTGGTAGCTGTACGCGCAGATGCGACGACCGCAGGCATGGCGTTGTCGTTGGTAGCGTTTACCCGCCTTGCGTGTTTCACCGGTGATCCCGTGTTTTACACGGCTTATAACCGATTGTGGCTCGACGCCATGGATTCGGAACACGCCAAAGACATCAAGCGGTTGATCGCTTAA